The following are encoded in a window of Manihot esculenta cultivar AM560-2 chromosome 8, M.esculenta_v8, whole genome shotgun sequence genomic DNA:
- the LOC110620203 gene encoding phosphoglycolate phosphatase 2: MNPAKRAAELLLSHNLRSLLDSVEAFLFDCDGVIWKGDKLIDGVSETLELLRSKGKKLVFVTNNSTKSRRQYAKKFNSLGISVSEEEIFSSSFAAAMYLKVNNFPREKKVYVIGGEGILQELQLAGYTGLGGPEDGEKKAEWKSNSLFEHDKSVGAVVVGLDPYINYYKLQYGTLCIRENPECLFIATNRDAVGHMTDLQEWPGAGCMVAAMCGSTEREPIVVGKPSTFMMDFLLQKFQVSTSKMCMVGDRLDTDILFGKNAGCKTLLVLSGVTNQSTLEDPSNTIQPDYYTSKISDFLHLLGP; encoded by the exons ATGAACCCTGCGAAAAGAGCCGCCGAGCTCCTCTTATCTCACAACCTCAGGTCTCTGTTGGACTCCGTTGAGGCCTTTCTCTTCGATTGCGATG GTGTGATTTGGAAAGGtgataagctcattgatggcgTCTCTGAAACACTTGAATTGCTTCGGTCTAAG GGGAAGAAGCTGGTTTTTGTGACCAATAATTCCACAAAATCAAGAAGGCAATACGCGAAAAAGTTCAATTCCCTTGGAATTTCAGTTAGTGAG GAGGAGATATTCTCCTCATCTTTTGCTGCTGCCATGTACTTGAAGGTCAATAATTTTCCTCGAGAAAAGAAG GTATATGTGATAGGTGGGGAAGGTATATTGCAAGAGCTGCAGCTTGCTGGATACACAGGCCTTGGTGGCCCA GAAGATGGCGAAAAAAAAGCAGAATGGAAATCAAATTCCCTATTTGAACATGATAAGAGT GTTGGAGCAGTTGTGGTTGGGCTAGACCCATACATCAACTATTACAAGCTTCA GTATGGAACCCTATGCATACGTGAAAATCCAGAGTGTCTCTTTATTGCTACCAATCGTGATGCTGTAGGACATATGACTGACTTACAGGAGTGGCCTG GTGCTGGTTGTATGGTTGCTGCCATGTGTGGTTCAACTGAGAGAGAACCTATTGTAGTTGGGAAACCATCAACCTTCATGATGGACTTTCTATTGCAAAA ATTTCAAGTCAGTACCTCCAAAATGTGTATGGTGGGAGACAGATTAGACACGGACATCTTATTTGGGAAAAATGCTGGCTGCAAAACTCTTCTTGTTCTTTCAG GCGTGACAAATCAATCTACTCTAGAAGATCCATCAAACACTATCCAACCAGATTATTATACGAGCAAGATTTCTGATTTCCTTCACTTACTGGGACCATAA